One stretch of Paenibacillus sp. FSL R5-0341 DNA includes these proteins:
- a CDS encoding protein kinase, with the protein MKTGNGLLGIELDRGDLEAGMGGSVELRRSWQRLLGLWTDRPRRQGTTIAERYTIQELLGMGSYGLTYLCTDDQTGHEVALKESKPSKGRLAAHLLEREADVMERLHHEAIPDLLDVFTSGRKSYIVTEYIRGQTLEDCIFEQGLQYSERECLELAGQLLAPVAHVHEQGYIHGDVRIPNVILREGMLHLIDFGLARRLGEPLLPELKRRMREVPEPEDEQATPDHDLQDIGHFLLFMLYSAYEPEKGREPASWQEELKLTPELHQMLERLLGLRPGYEGGAPELQAEIENVLLKLQ; encoded by the coding sequence ATGAAGACTGGTAACGGATTGCTCGGTATAGAATTAGACCGGGGAGATCTGGAAGCTGGCATGGGAGGATCTGTGGAGCTGCGACGAAGTTGGCAAAGATTGCTCGGACTATGGACTGACCGTCCTAGGCGTCAGGGGACGACCATTGCTGAGCGTTATACGATACAGGAATTGCTGGGCATGGGGAGCTATGGGCTGACATATCTGTGTACAGATGACCAGACTGGTCATGAAGTGGCGTTGAAGGAGTCCAAGCCCAGCAAGGGCAGACTCGCTGCGCACCTGTTGGAGCGGGAGGCGGACGTGATGGAACGTCTGCACCATGAGGCGATCCCTGACCTATTGGATGTGTTCACATCAGGGAGAAAAAGCTATATCGTTACCGAGTATATTCGTGGACAAACGCTTGAAGATTGCATATTTGAGCAAGGACTTCAATATTCGGAGCGGGAATGTCTGGAACTGGCAGGTCAACTGCTTGCTCCGGTGGCTCATGTGCATGAACAGGGGTATATTCATGGAGATGTACGGATTCCCAATGTTATTTTACGTGAAGGGATGTTGCATTTGATTGACTTTGGCCTGGCGAGACGCTTGGGGGAGCCGTTGTTGCCGGAGCTGAAGCGACGTATGCGTGAAGTCCCTGAGCCAGAAGATGAACAGGCTACACCGGATCATGATCTGCAGGATATCGGTCACTTTCTTCTATTTATGCTGTATTCCGCCTATGAGCCAGAGAAGGGCCGAGAACCTGCCAGCTGGCAGGAGGAACTGAAGCTTACGCCTGAATTGCATCAGATGCTGGAGAGACTTCTTGGACTCCGTCCAGGTTATGAGGGTGGGGCGCCAGAGTTACAGGCAGAGATTGAGAATGTGTTGCTGAAATTACAATGA
- the map gene encoding type I methionyl aminopeptidase, which produces MITLKTKEQIEYMKKAGEILAACHREIAKMIRPGITTQEIDQFAEAFMKKNGATPEQKGYNGYQYATCASVNDVICHGFPGKYALKDGDIVTIDMVVNLNGWLADSAWSYAVGEVTPEAQHLLDVTKTSLYKGIELAVVGNRIGDISHAIQVYAEGEGLSVVREFIGHGIGEKMHEEPQVPHYGPPHRGPRLKEGMVITIEPMLNIGTYRSKLDSDGWTARTMDGSLSAQYEHTIAITADGPVILTAQ; this is translated from the coding sequence ATGATTACGTTGAAGACCAAAGAACAGATTGAATATATGAAAAAAGCCGGAGAAATTCTCGCCGCGTGCCATAGAGAAATTGCAAAAATGATTCGACCGGGCATCACGACACAGGAGATCGATCAGTTTGCAGAGGCTTTTATGAAGAAAAATGGCGCTACGCCGGAACAAAAGGGATACAACGGCTACCAATATGCGACATGTGCGTCGGTTAATGATGTGATCTGTCACGGGTTCCCGGGGAAATATGCACTGAAAGACGGCGATATCGTTACAATCGACATGGTTGTTAATCTGAATGGCTGGCTGGCTGATTCGGCGTGGTCTTATGCCGTAGGTGAAGTGACTCCGGAAGCACAACATCTGCTGGACGTAACCAAAACCTCTCTGTACAAAGGCATTGAACTTGCTGTGGTTGGCAACCGGATCGGAGATATCTCCCATGCCATTCAAGTGTATGCAGAAGGTGAAGGTCTGTCGGTTGTACGTGAGTTTATTGGACACGGCATCGGTGAGAAGATGCATGAGGAACCACAAGTCCCTCACTATGGTCCACCACATCGGGGTCCACGTCTCAAGGAAGGCATGGTTATTACGATTGAACCGATGCTGAACATTGGTACGTACCGCAGCAAGCTGGATTCGGATGGATGGACTGCGCGTACGATGGATGGAAGTCTATCTGCCCAGTATGAACATACGATTGCGATTACAGCAGATGGTCCTGTGATTTTGACAGCACAATAA
- a CDS encoding NADP-dependent oxidoreductase has translation MSVNKQIVLASRPEGAPSRENFKFIDAPLPEPEAGQVLVRTLYLSVDPYMRGRMKDTKSYAAPYALNEVIKGGAIGQVVESSEPNLRKGDLVSGMWGWQQYAAVNTGDLSLIDTEEAPITAYLGALGLTGLTAYFGMEDIGKPKDGETVVVSGAAGAVGMIAGQIGKIVGARVVGIAGSDEKCDYLKEKLGFDVVLNYKKEQDMSAAIERACPDGVDVYFDNVGGDISDAVLRHINRNARIPLCGQISSYNLEKPDIGMRPQTLLLTNTALMKGFLLGDYTKSFKEGRAKLAKWIKEGHIQYEENIVDGFEQTPEAFMGLFSGDNLGKQLVKVADPE, from the coding sequence GTGTCTGTAAATAAACAGATCGTACTTGCGTCTCGTCCCGAAGGTGCCCCATCCAGAGAGAATTTCAAATTTATTGATGCACCCCTTCCCGAACCGGAGGCTGGGCAAGTCCTGGTACGTACATTATATTTGTCGGTCGATCCGTACATGCGGGGCCGCATGAAAGATACAAAATCCTATGCTGCACCGTATGCATTGAATGAAGTGATCAAGGGTGGAGCCATTGGACAGGTTGTGGAATCTTCGGAACCGAATCTGCGCAAAGGAGATCTCGTGTCCGGCATGTGGGGCTGGCAGCAATATGCCGCAGTGAATACGGGTGACCTTTCGCTGATTGATACGGAAGAGGCACCGATCACGGCTTACTTGGGTGCGCTGGGCCTGACGGGGCTGACGGCTTATTTTGGTATGGAAGACATCGGCAAACCCAAGGACGGCGAAACGGTAGTGGTATCGGGAGCAGCCGGAGCGGTAGGCATGATTGCAGGTCAAATTGGTAAAATCGTAGGAGCACGCGTGGTCGGCATTGCAGGCTCTGACGAGAAATGCGATTATCTAAAAGAAAAACTGGGTTTCGACGTGGTGTTGAACTACAAGAAGGAGCAGGATATGTCAGCAGCCATTGAACGGGCTTGCCCGGATGGCGTAGACGTCTACTTCGACAACGTGGGCGGTGACATCTCGGATGCAGTGTTACGCCATATCAATCGGAATGCACGTATTCCGTTATGTGGTCAGATCTCGTCTTATAATCTGGAGAAGCCGGATATCGGGATGCGCCCACAGACGCTGCTGTTAACGAATACAGCATTAATGAAAGGTTTTCTGTTGGGTGACTACACCAAATCCTTCAAAGAAGGCCGCGCGAAGTTGGCGAAATGGATCAAGGAAGGTCATATTCAGTATGAAGAGAACATTGTGGACGGATTCGAACAGACGCCGGAAGCATTCATGGGTCTTTTCTCGGGAGATAATCTGGGCAAGCAGCTGGTTAAAGTTGCAGATCCTGAATAG
- a CDS encoding cytochrome c biogenesis protein CcdC, with the protein MAQISPYYLQIGATVGMLVMALLAIFIRMKASHRPVTIRKILIPPLGMSTGFLMFVVPETHVPLLWAFIALLVGWFLFSYPLIRSTRFERVGEEIFATRSRSFAFILLGLLAVRLILHEVIQRYVSIPQTGGLFFLLAFGMIVRWRVYMYKHYKEVLVAEH; encoded by the coding sequence GTGGCTCAAATCAGTCCGTACTACCTGCAAATCGGAGCAACCGTGGGCATGCTTGTCATGGCCTTGCTTGCTATTTTCATCCGCATGAAAGCCAGTCACAGACCTGTGACCATTCGCAAAATCCTTATTCCTCCGCTCGGCATGAGCACAGGATTTCTCATGTTTGTTGTACCGGAGACGCATGTTCCTCTACTCTGGGCATTCATTGCGTTGCTGGTGGGCTGGTTTCTCTTCTCGTATCCCCTCATTCGAAGTACACGGTTTGAACGAGTAGGCGAAGAGATTTTCGCCACGCGTTCCCGCAGCTTTGCTTTCATTCTGCTCGGATTGCTGGCCGTACGCCTGATCCTGCATGAAGTCATTCAGCGGTATGTAAGCATTCCGCAAACGGGCGGATTGTTCTTCCTGCTGGCTTTTGGCATGATTGTACGCTGGCGTGTATATATGTACAAACACTACAAAGAAGTGCTGGTTGCCGAACACTAG
- a CDS encoding HEAT repeat domain-containing protein — protein sequence MIGQKWMYIKLIGSHRTGWLASNTDWLVHVVSLICASVMLLLLVIYGYILWTKYNSRRREKVKIVLVQELLAEGSVLQRYLDHGEIGVELLNMSRDQQSVLQQLLLQRLAQGAEEHEILRIRLLSWQVFGGSYRSVLKNGKWNQRVNTLLYIEQFHMVELLPRLEDMLRVSSCTLLERFIILRIYARTGYFRIVKELMREKYVLSDSQYLQILLLLTESSWTRLKEHFKDVPYQVQSNIIHAIRIRDDQTDGTVALLEKLILGDDAQLRICSYQALAHVGRGREDLLKGLLLIWNEHGEERQRSERLTVTQLMGTVHADAFIPRLKVMMGDPSFQIRQEAANSLARYEQGLEELRDTAVNHPDKYARQIAEETLERMQYGREMD from the coding sequence ATGATTGGACAAAAATGGATGTACATTAAGCTTATCGGTTCACATCGCACAGGTTGGCTTGCCAGTAATACAGATTGGTTAGTACATGTGGTCAGCCTGATCTGTGCAAGTGTGATGCTTCTTTTGCTGGTTATCTACGGTTATATCTTATGGACGAAATATAACAGCAGACGCAGGGAAAAGGTTAAGATAGTACTGGTGCAGGAATTACTTGCGGAGGGATCGGTTTTACAGCGGTACCTTGACCACGGAGAAATTGGCGTAGAATTATTAAATATGAGCAGAGATCAACAAAGTGTGTTGCAGCAGTTGTTATTGCAACGACTCGCTCAAGGTGCGGAAGAGCACGAGATCTTGCGGATTCGCCTGTTATCCTGGCAAGTCTTTGGCGGTTCATACCGGTCGGTACTGAAGAATGGAAAATGGAATCAACGAGTGAACACGTTGTTATATATTGAACAATTTCATATGGTGGAGCTTCTGCCCAGGTTAGAGGATATGCTGCGGGTTAGCTCATGTACGTTACTTGAACGCTTCATCATTTTGCGCATATATGCCAGAACCGGTTATTTCAGAATTGTGAAGGAACTAATGCGTGAGAAATATGTATTATCCGATTCGCAGTATCTTCAGATTCTGCTGTTGCTTACCGAGTCATCCTGGACTCGTCTTAAGGAGCATTTCAAGGATGTACCTTATCAGGTCCAGTCTAATATCATCCATGCCATTCGTATTCGGGATGATCAGACGGATGGCACTGTTGCTCTACTGGAGAAGCTCATTCTCGGAGACGATGCGCAGCTACGTATTTGCTCTTATCAGGCACTGGCTCACGTGGGCAGAGGTCGTGAAGATTTGTTGAAGGGGCTACTGTTGATATGGAACGAACATGGTGAGGAAAGGCAGCGCTCTGAACGACTAACAGTGACCCAGCTTATGGGTACTGTTCACGCGGATGCTTTTATCCCTCGTCTGAAGGTGATGATGGGTGATCCTTCTTTTCAGATCAGGCAGGAAGCGGCGAACTCTCTTGCCCGGTATGAACAGGGACTTGAAGAACTTCGGGATACGGCTGTGAATCATCCGGATAAATATGCAAGGCAGATAGCGGAAGAAACGCTGGAAAGGATGCAGTATGGACGAGAGATGGATTGA
- a CDS encoding glycosyltransferase family 2 protein: MDERWIEMLRSFILACYEGMFMYLVLAIVMCSVLVVAAARTLIRGRDLDPLQYHEMLDEELAPAVSLLVPVRNSEDTIVQRISCLLDIQYARYEVIIINDGSEDGTMRRLKETYDLMPIQSKVHYSRLGQETAQINGVYQSRLHHRLIVIDKAYGGRMDSLNVGLKISQYPYIASVGPHTVLERDALVKIMKPVMDALPGEEVVACSGRVDLMAPGNTNHADSTDNGARRTGSTLFVMQTIEYVRAFLISGVGLVRYNINVLLFTAEVFGVFKKNRVLEVGGYKRDDQVAHMELVMRLQKHMKQIRERGRIIYIPDPICRVEVPGTWRQLCRQRIGWHMQLASSLWTQRSMIFNPAYGWMGMVSIPYFILIELLGPVLELGAILLFIAGIGLQLVDINLCIILALLLTLYGSLLSASVVMFEIWCSRKAYTSREVTRLLVYACTETFWFRPLNNISRINGMLQAMGLRKAEEKDSRHGLG, from the coding sequence ATGGACGAGAGATGGATTGAGATGCTGCGGAGTTTTATTTTGGCGTGTTATGAGGGAATGTTTATGTATCTAGTGCTAGCCATTGTGATGTGCAGTGTACTGGTTGTCGCCGCTGCTCGGACATTGATCCGTGGGAGGGATCTGGACCCGCTGCAATATCATGAGATGTTAGATGAGGAACTGGCTCCGGCGGTCTCCCTGCTTGTTCCGGTGCGGAATAGCGAGGATACGATTGTACAGCGAATTAGCTGTCTACTGGATATTCAATATGCACGCTATGAAGTGATTATCATTAATGATGGGTCAGAGGATGGGACTATGCGGCGTCTAAAGGAAACCTATGATCTGATGCCCATTCAGAGTAAAGTTCATTATTCGAGACTCGGCCAGGAGACGGCTCAGATTAATGGGGTCTACCAATCCAGGCTGCATCATCGTCTCATTGTGATCGACAAGGCGTATGGAGGACGAATGGACTCCCTAAATGTAGGCCTGAAAATTTCGCAGTATCCCTACATCGCCTCCGTTGGACCTCACACAGTTCTGGAACGGGATGCATTGGTGAAGATCATGAAACCCGTTATGGATGCTCTCCCGGGAGAAGAGGTCGTTGCTTGCAGTGGACGAGTAGATCTCATGGCACCGGGAAATACGAATCATGCGGATTCAACCGACAACGGCGCAAGACGGACGGGCAGTACGTTGTTTGTAATGCAGACCATTGAATACGTGCGTGCTTTTCTGATTAGCGGCGTGGGACTCGTTCGGTACAATATTAATGTGCTTTTATTTACGGCTGAAGTATTCGGTGTATTCAAAAAGAACCGGGTGTTGGAAGTGGGGGGTTACAAGCGCGATGACCAGGTCGCTCACATGGAACTGGTGATGCGGTTACAGAAACATATGAAGCAGATCCGGGAGCGTGGCCGTATTATATATATTCCCGATCCAATCTGCAGGGTAGAAGTACCCGGTACATGGCGTCAGCTGTGCAGACAGCGTATCGGTTGGCACATGCAGCTTGCAAGCAGTCTGTGGACTCAGCGGAGCATGATCTTCAATCCGGCCTATGGCTGGATGGGGATGGTATCCATCCCGTATTTTATTTTGATCGAATTGTTGGGGCCTGTGTTGGAACTGGGAGCGATCCTGCTGTTCATTGCAGGCATAGGGCTGCAGTTGGTGGATATTAACCTATGTATCATTCTCGCTCTGTTGCTGACACTCTATGGTTCCTTGTTGTCCGCAAGTGTGGTGATGTTCGAAATATGGTGTTCACGCAAGGCATATACATCCCGAGAGGTGACACGTCTGCTGGTGTATGCATGTACGGAGACGTTCTGGTTCAGACCGCTGAATAACATATCCCGTATAAATGGAATGTTGCAGGCTATGGGATTAAGGAAGGCAGAGGAAAAGGACAGCAGACATGGATTAGGGTAA
- a CDS encoding TetR-like C-terminal domain-containing protein yields the protein MSPRQGLDRGALLSAAIQLADSDGFQALTLAALAQRLDVRSPSLYNHISGLPGLRQEMALMSVQQLSRALTAAIADRTGDEAIQAIAAAYIGFVREHPGLYEASFHAPDREEPQLAAASTATLELLLHSLQPYPLTEAEALHAVRGLRSLCHGFASIEAQGGFGMNFDPDESLRLTVSAFLHGLRHLHEN from the coding sequence GTGAGCCCCCGGCAAGGGCTGGATCGCGGCGCTCTGCTCAGCGCCGCGATCCAGCTTGCTGACAGCGACGGCTTTCAGGCGCTGACACTTGCCGCGTTGGCCCAGCGGCTGGATGTGCGCTCGCCGTCGCTCTACAACCACATCAGCGGACTGCCCGGGCTTCGCCAGGAAATGGCGCTGATGTCCGTACAACAGCTTAGCCGCGCATTAACCGCGGCTATCGCTGACCGCACTGGCGATGAGGCCATTCAGGCCATCGCCGCGGCATATATTGGCTTCGTTCGCGAGCACCCCGGGCTCTACGAAGCCTCATTTCATGCCCCGGACCGCGAGGAGCCACAGCTCGCCGCGGCCAGCACAGCCACGCTGGAGTTGCTGCTGCACAGCTTGCAGCCCTACCCGCTCACCGAAGCGGAAGCATTGCACGCCGTTCGTGGTTTGCGAAGCCTCTGCCATGGATTTGCCTCCATTGAGGCACAGGGGGGCTTCGGCATGAACTTTGATCCAGACGAAAGTCTGCGTCTAACCGTATCCGCATTCCTGCACGGACTCCGGCATCTTCATGAAAATTAG
- a CDS encoding MBL fold metallo-hydrolase produces MRITREFDVVQVTFLPKLFPVNVYLVEEEDGLTLIDAGMPFSLKGILATAQSLGKPITKIILTHAHSDHIGALDLLKEALPQAEFFISRRDARLLAGDTSLLPGEPQTPVRGGVPKPKVVRTQPDHLLDDGDQIGSLVAIASPGHTPGHMAFMDTRSRVLIAGDAYQLQGGLAVSGRVRPLFPFPALATWNREAALASAKRLAELEPSVLAVGHGRMLRQPAAAMRAAAADAQQRLGLAGGQL; encoded by the coding sequence ATGCGCATTACCCGAGAGTTTGATGTCGTTCAAGTTACATTCCTTCCGAAGCTCTTCCCTGTGAACGTGTATCTTGTTGAAGAGGAAGATGGATTAACCCTGATTGATGCCGGAATGCCGTTCAGTCTTAAAGGGATTCTGGCAACTGCCCAGTCCCTTGGCAAACCCATTACCAAAATCATTCTGACTCACGCGCATAGCGATCATATTGGTGCACTGGATCTTCTCAAAGAGGCACTCCCCCAAGCGGAGTTCTTCATCTCCAGACGGGATGCCCGGCTATTGGCGGGAGATACCTCACTTCTTCCAGGTGAGCCACAGACCCCGGTACGCGGCGGCGTACCCAAACCCAAAGTGGTCCGCACCCAGCCGGACCACTTGCTGGATGACGGTGACCAGATTGGATCACTGGTCGCCATTGCCTCACCAGGCCATACGCCGGGGCATATGGCCTTCATGGATACGCGCAGCCGCGTGCTCATCGCTGGCGACGCGTATCAGCTGCAAGGCGGCCTCGCTGTATCCGGCCGCGTGCGCCCGCTCTTCCCGTTTCCCGCGCTGGCGACGTGGAACCGCGAAGCGGCTCTGGCCAGCGCGAAGCGCCTGGCGGAGCTGGAACCGTCCGTGCTGGCTGTAGGCCACGGACGGATGCTGCGCCAGCCCGCGGCCGCCATGCGCGCGGCAGCCGCTGATGCACAGCAGCGGCTTGGTCTTGCCGGGGGGCAGCTGTGA